GTTTCCAAAagtcaatttataattttatactattaCAAATTGTTGTgtagataaatattacaataatttatttcgatgtattgaataatatctaaatttaatcaagattttaagataattaacAAAGATTAATAAAGTGAGataaacaattacataaatttagaGAAATAACTGTATATTTGGTTGGACTTGAACTTTTGACCTAAATGAGACGAATATTACATGTACTAAGACACATAATCATACCTTTTGTATGACTTAAACTTTTGATGTAAGTGATATTAGTATTTACATAAAGTGTGATAAATAACCATAAATTCGATAGAACATGAATTCCTGACctaaatgagataaatacttatataaattgaGATAAATAATCACACATTCGATACCACTTGAActcttaatttcaaatttattcgtGAAAATTCAAACTTATCCATTAAGGTAAAACATTAttgatgattatatatatgctcATGAGATTTTGCAATAAATAGGAAGCAATCTGTAGAGGTCAACTATGTCTTGACAAGAAAATCAAGGCTAAATTGGGACAATCCGTAACGACAATTCCGTTACACGATTTCACACACTGACGAATGACTACTCCAAAAATTGCAAGCTCCCATGAATGAAAAGAAGTACAGGAGAATTGAACAACTGCGAGGAGAACCTCATTGGGGCGCTCAGTCCTCTTAAAATCTTCGCGCTATCCACTGATATCGGGTTTATGTTTGCTGCTGCCTGAAAGGATCAGAtcttttgatttcatttataattctaGGTAATTACCATGTGAAATCGCCGTTCACATGAATTGATGTTTTTGAATGAGTGATGTTATGTCCAatgttgtttgtgttttttcgtatgggttttttattttgttcgagattttgattttaacttGAAAGGGCTCTTCATCTGTGGGTTTAACGGAGGGTTATGATGGGTTTGAGACAAAGTTATTGGGGCAGTTGTAGTGCATCATTGTCGTTTTCCGTTTGATTTGTTGGCCTGAAGCTAAAAATCCAGTATGTCgaagttatttttttctcgaTTTGTTTTATgggttttcattcatttagGCTTTGtgatacaattatatttctgAATTTGAGGTTTCTCTGTTCGAAATTcgaattgtatttttttttcccctttgaGTTccatattcctttttttttctgcgTGGATTATTGCCGAACTTATAGAATTGGTTGAATTTCCTCGGTTGCTCTTGGGGGGTCGCTGGATTCTTTTGAAGAATagagtaatataattagatctTCATCTGATGTTTCTCTAGTTAAGTTGTTATTGTGCTTGTTAATctctgctctctctctctttggaGATTGTTGCAGGATGTGTATTGATGTTTCTTTTAGATCTGTGAAGCAAATGCTGTGATCAAGGGCCTCTTTTTCTTGCCATATCAATTCAGTTTATCtttgttctttaatttgtttgcaGGTATACATTTGATAGACAGCATATAGCATTCTCATGGCTGATCCAGAAGAAACCAATGCATTGTTTCCGATTTTCATTTTGTCTATGATCGCCTTGCCTTTGGTTCCTTATACGATACTGAAGTTATTCCGTGCTGCCTCAAAGAAAACGAAGAGAATCCACTGTGGATGTTCTGACTGCACTCGATCAGGGAAATATCGCAAGTCAATTTTTAATCGGGTCCGTGGCATATTATTGACCAGTAGACGAATTTTAACTTCTGATCTTGTACctaatagtatattttttaatatcaactttGTTCTTTCAGATTGCAAATGTCACAACATGTGGTAACTTTACACTGGTGCTGCTATGGGTCATCATGGGGTTTCTTGTTTATTACATTAAGAACATGAGTCGTGAGGTACTCTATGATAATCATTATGCTTATATTGAAACAACTCTTGTGCTTTCATTTCAGATTGTATGCCTGTGTTGTTCAATAATTgcattttgcattttcattgAGAGTAACAACTTCTATGTCAACTCAGATTCAAGTCTTTGAGCCATTCAATATTCTTGGATTAGAGCCTGGAGCATCAGATTCTGCAATTAAGAAGGCATACAGGAGACTCTCCATCCAGTACCATCCTGATAAGAATCCTGATCCAGGTTCTTCTGATTTTGTTGGTTCTCGCTGTTCTTTAACTTGCAATGGCAAAGGACTAGAAACCTTGTCTTTTACCTGCACTGTCTATAATGACAAATTTTCGAATTTCAGCTGCTCACAAGTACTTTGTGGAGTTCATAGCCAAAGCTTACCAAGCTCTGACAGATCCAATTTCCAGggagaattttgaaaaatatggcCATCCTGATGGTAGGCAGGTAATATACCTTTGGAAGAAAAGCTTCCTTCTCtcatctgaaaaaaaaaaataatgtggATAGTTGAAGCTATAACTAGAATCTAACACTGATATTATGATGCAGGGATTTCAAATGGGAATTGCTCTTCCTCAATTTCTTCTTAATATTGATGGTGCATCTAGTGGGATATTATTAATGTGGATAGTTGGAGTTTGCATACTATTGCCACTGGTGGTGGCTGTTGTATATTTGTCAAGATCTTCAAAATATACTGGAAATTATGTCAAGAATGACACGCTAGCTGCCTATTTTCACTTGATGAAACCTTCCTTGGCCCCTAGGTACCTATCTTCTCTGTCGGTATTTCTTTCGTTTCTCTTATGCAAgtcatagtaattagttaaAGCATGGTTCAGAGTacaattgtaaatttaaattcaaacatcttgaattgaaatattttatttctgtcCAAGACATACTTTTGGATAGttgatgaatttaattattttatcccaTACTAATAAACCCTGGTGAAGATGGATATTATCTTTTCATAGTAAAGATACAAAACATTATCACCTTGTTGAATGTTCATTTTGACTATGTCATGCTCTAATGCAGTAACTGCACCTGCAGGTGAAGTTAATCGCATGTTAGCACTATGCATCGAGATAGATGGGCACTGTTGATATTACTTAAACTTTGCCCTCTGAGAAATAAATCAATCTTTGTTCCGTttaatgaaacaaaatatgtttcttcatgattaattttactttgttACCTTGTAAACTAGATGTCTGTAATTGAAACCTTACTCCAGTGATGTGATGATTGTAACTTGCAGCAAAGTCATGGAGGTCTTTGTTAGGGCTGCTGAATTCTTGGAGATTCCAGTTCGAAGATCCGACGATGAACCCCTCCATAAACTCTTTATGACAGTTAGAAGCGAGTTGAATTTAgaccttaaaaatataagaaaggaACAAGCAAAGTTTTGGAAGCAGCATCCGGCACTTGTTAAGGTAAAAGTGAACCTTTTAGgtggaaaattttagtttggcTGTTGAATTTGAATCAGTTATTTGTTTTGACTATTATTTTCGTTATGTATTCTCAGACGGAACTTTTAATTCAAGCACACTTGACTCGCGAAACTACGGATTTGCCCCCAGATTTGGGACGTGATTGCAAGCGTGTGCTAGAGTTTGCGCCTCGTCTTCTGGAAGAGCTAATAAAGGTCATTCCTTTCTAATAGTGAATAAGCATTTTCCCTTcatgtttttatttctgtAAATAGTCTCAACATTACTATGAAGGCCCCCCCATTTGCAGTTCTGACATGGTGGTTCATGGTTTTAAAAGGTTTTCCCTGCATCAAATTGCGAACTGCTAAGTTTTTGCTATCTGGCAGGATTTTAAACCAAAAGCAATAATTGATAATACCAATCAAAGAAGCAAATCTTAACTGCATTATGATTGCCATCTGGTGAATTTCTCAGGAGCTGTCTTTAACTGCCTTATGATTGGCAAGCCCTAATTCTTCAAAAGGAAAGAGTAAAATAGTCTGATAGCGAACCTAGCTAAGCAGATTGCAGTGTTcgaagtaaatatttattgccAGAAAGCATAAGATTCTTATGCAGGAAAAACTTGTGTGGTATGCAACTTTTTATGATGTCAGATTTTGCGGTATGTACTTAGTATGCAACTAGGTGCAGTTGCAATATGGCAGAAAATTTGCTTAAAGCAAAGTATTCTGGAAGCTACAACTTGCCTCCAACAATTATGAAATCtctcaaaaaataagtgaTTTCTAATGAGAATCCATTTTTATGAAGTGGAGTGTGTTAATTAGAGTGCAGAAAGCCATGTGCATGAACTGGGTGTGCAACTTTGAGCATATTTCCCCAGAACTCTCTTACCAAAATGCTAGATTTCTGTTGCTATATTGGCAACTAATTTTTAGGTGCAGAACTATTTGGCAACCAGCTTTTATGATCTCTGATGAAGCATCTATAATAATGCAGTCTTCAGCAGTTGTCAAGAACCATCTTGGCTGTTTTTTCTAAGAAATTGATGTTTTATTAATACcttaattcattatttcattGTTTTTACTAATTAGTCTTACTGTTATCTGACCTTTTGCCCTAAATGTGGTCATCCATGTCTAactgttataaatttttcattgcaCAGATGGCAATCATTCCACGCACTTCTAAGGGGCATGGCTGGCTTAGGCCTGCAGTTGGGGTTGTTGAACTTTCCCAATGTATTGTTCAGGTATTAAAAGAAAGACTGTCtgcaatatattaaatttcaatcattGAGAATTGAGCTATTAATCAGCATTCTGATTAAAACAAAGCTTTCCAGTGTTCAGATAATTGATCTTTCTATCATTGACAATGATGCATGCAGGCTGTTCCTCTTAGTGCTAGGAAGGCCGAGGGGATTGCTCCTTTCTTACAGCTTCCACATTTTAATGATGacataatcaaaaaaatatctagAAAGGTAAGCAATTAGGATGTCTTGGTTACTCACTCTtcagttttattttgaacattaAATTCCACTAATGCAAAAATGATAGAGCAGATCTAGAGAAAAAAATCTGTACAAAAGACCATGTCCCagatcatttttataattacagaGGAATGTCATGCGACATATCATTGCCAGTAATAATTATAGGTTCTATTTCATGTAACGTAGGCTTAGTGGTTCTAGAAACAATATTCTGAGTCTTGGTTTTTAATTGAAGAGAGTATTGTTTACTTTTCAACCTTTTGATATACTTGGAAATGGAAATGTGTCCCAGAAGTTCTTATCTCTAAAGTAGTTGGTAAAATTCCNNNNNNNNNNNNNNNNNNNNNNNNNNNNNNNNNNNNNNNNNNNNNNNNNNNNNNNNNNNNNNNNNNNNNNNNNNNNNNNNNNNNNNNNNNNNNNNNNNNNNNNNNNNNNNNNNNNNNNNNNNNNNNNNNNNNNNNNNNNNNNNNNNNNNNNNNNNNNNNNNNNNNNNNNNNNNNNNNNNNNNNNNNNNNNNNNNNNNNNNNNNNNNNNNNNNNNNACAAATCATCATTGTTTCAGTTCTGACTATATTATGAATAGCTCGTGCTAGGCCCAGTGTTGACCCTGTAATTAGAGGATTTATAATCTTCTTAAGTGTAACATCTTGACTTGCCTTTGCATTTTCTGCAGAAGGTTCGCACGTTTCAGGAGTTCCAGGATATGTCCATTCAAGAGCGTGCTGAGCTTCTTTCTCAAGTAGCCGAGTTGTCTCCGCCTGAAGTACAAGACGTCGAGAAGGTAATGGAACTAATACCTTCTCTAGCAGTGGACGTTACTTGTGAAACAGAAGGAGAGGAAGGCATACAAGAAGGCGATGTTGTCACAGTTCAAGCCTGGGTAACCCTAAAGCGTCCAAATGGTCTGACTGGCGCCCTTCCCCATGCTCCCCGTTATCCGTTCCACAAGGAAGAAAATTTCTGGTTTCTGCTTGCAGACTCCAATTCAAATACTGTGTGGTTCTCTCATAAGATCAGTTTTATGGATGAAGTTGCTGCTGTAAGTGCAGCTTCAACGGCAATTGGGGACAGGATGGAGGTTCTTGGAGCCAGCCCAAAGGAAACAACGGCTGCTATTAAAGAAGCAGTCGAGAAAGTGAAGAGGGGATCAAGACTTGCAATGGGCAAATTCTTGGCTATGGCAGAAGGTAACTACAACTTGACTAGCTATTTGCTCTGTGACTCGTGGATTGGCTGCGACCAAAAATCGACTTTAAAGCTGAAAGTTCTGAAACGGACACGTGCGGGGACACGAGGTGGTCAGGCGAACGATGTTCCAGACGATGGCattgaggaggaagaggaagtcgaagaagaggatgaagagGATATTGAGAGTGAGTATAGTGAGGACGAAGACGATAAACCAAATGTGAAGAAGAAAGGCGTTGCCAACGGCAAAGTTGGTGGAAAGGGCAGGCAGGCTAGTTCAAGTTCAGGTTCAGATGAGGAGTGAAATTAACTGTTACAGTATCAGCATTTGCTAGTTTCTTTTCTTAGCTACAAAAGGGAACCTTATTTAAACATCGATGTCGCACATGCAGAATTTCGAcagttttgtttaattttttacaaagacTAGGAAGAGAGTTTCTGTATTCGTTCTGTTTTCTCTCAGACGCTAGGTGATGTTCCTGCaagaaatttttgttttgaagatGATCAGATTATGTGCATACGAAAATAATATGGAAAACTTGAAAAGAAATccactttaaatttttaaatgttgaGGGTAATGTATAGACTAGAGCAAATTATTCtgtttagtttaattatgaatatttttttattacttgaaaagttatcaataattttgatatttggtGAAATTATATAGTCGTCAGTTTTgctcttattgtatttttttttgtttaaaataataaattgtaaaaaaaaattagtggatgaaaaaattgtaaagaaaTTGTCCACTCAggataaaagaattttaaaactttttaaaaattaaataagattataattcataatttatgattagttcattataaaaaataaataaaaacaaaatagggACATGTGACATTGACTAAATATCGGACAGTTATTAAATCatggattattattatttctcaaaaaaaagaatatttataattatatcaaattttgataaaactagttataatttatccattaaattatttaactttttactAACTTTGTTGATCTCTTCTCTCGTGATAATTTTGCCATGACAAAATAGTGTTGGTCCGGTCACACTACAAACTCAAAATTCagttttgataaaaatagtatataaaaGGTTAAAGATCTGAAGACGAGTTCACTAAACGTGTGCACAAGTAAAACGCTACTGCCTAGTAGCGATTTTCCAGAATCCAGTACTAGGAAAATATATGTAGAAAAGCTGAGGGGGAAGGTACGAATTCCCACCCAAGACCCAACGGATAAAATAGAACCACACGTTCCCCAGAGAAAGATGCCATATTCTATTCCCATTCTACTCTCCAAATTATGAGCTGAAACACCACAGCTTCGATTTATTCATTCAGTTGCTCGCCGATCTCAGCTGAGTAAGAAAATGCTGATGATTGAAGCTCACTCCGCCGCCGGATTCGCCGCCGCTAACTTCTGCTCCTCCACTCGCTTCCTCTCTCACTCCGCCGCCTTCTTCGTTCCGAGGTATTGCTTTTATTTCAATCGATGTCACTCTAGTTTTATGTGAAAGCTGAAAATTTAGGTTTGGTAATTTGCATTGGAGGAAATGCCATTTATGCAACAAATAACTGGACTTGttgtgattgatttgtttGGTTAATAGGAATACGTATAGGAGGTGTGCCGGTAGGGTGAAGAGTGCAAATGGAATTAGAGCGACTGCAAATGAGCAGTCCGGTTCGAGTTCAGGTCCGGTCAAGCAGAATGCAAAGCCGCAGAGGTATCACCCGTCTGAAGAAATTGCTGAGTCGGATTTGTTGAACGGGGAAGCGATACTCACGCCCGCTGAGACTACTAGAACAATAATTGAGGTATAATTGCCAAGtagaatttgattttcaagATAAGCTTGTGGTTGAAGTTTAGAGAGAAGAGATATTAACTAATTACTTTCTGGAATCGCCTCTTCACTTGCAAGCGGCATTATTTGGGgccaaattttgatttatttggggccaaattttgatttccttttcCCGATTAAGTGGCTGTAACTTAAACTAAACTGCCAATACTAGCCACTTGTCTTGTATAATACCATTTTAAACCACCTCATCCAAAAGCTTGAGGTTTTTTAGAAGTTAAAGCTATCTAACACTAGACTTGGTTGCTTTTTCTGTTGAAACTCTGTAAGTGGAATGCTAATTTTGTGTAAAGGTTTTGGTTTTAGGTTAATAGCAAAGCAACACTTATGTTTACTGGTGTGGTGAGTGAGGACGTTCATGAGAACATTTTCTGGCCAGATTTACCTTATGCGACCGATGAACATGGAAGTAAGATACATTTTCTTGAGTTTTCTTTTACATACAGTCATTTCATTAACTAGTCAGAAGGAAGTATTGGCATTATGAAGTTCTGTTTACTTATGGTCAGATATCTACTTTCAAGTTAAGAATGATGAAGACATCCTGCAAACGCTTACTAGTGAAGAAACCGTTGTGGTAAGATTAACCCTGAGATAttatttctagaaaaaaaaatggaatgattttcttgaaataccCAGCTAGTCCTCTTTTGTGGTTTCTTTGTACCTGGGTGCTGCTATAAGACAGTTCCTGAACCTTACTGCATTCAATGTAACATGTACACAATTGTTTTCGCCAACTTGGTTATGCTAAGTTTTTCCAATCATTCATGATcggatatatattttaaagaaaaaaaatggtgaaCTGCACGAACTCTATATTTGTATGGAGTAGCAAAGGAGAAAGGAATCAAGTTAAGTAATGCCGAGACACTAAGAATTTCTTgcattcattttatatatccTCACTTAGCATGTTTTGAATATggtattattaaaagaaaaaaaaaagaatatggtATTATTAAAGATCATCTGACTTAAACAATTGTTTCCGAAGGCTTACTTGATTTAAACAATTTGCAGCAAGTCATTATTGGACTGGATACTACAGAAATGCTTAGTGAGATGGAGGCACTTTCAGAACTTGGTTTTGGCATAAACGAGTTGAACGATGACGATAGTGATTTTGATGAAGATGAGGATGAAGacgatgaagatgatgatgatgatggtgaagatgatgatgattatgaAAAAGTGGGGATTCTGTTCTTGGACCTTAAGCTTCAGGATTGTATCTCAGCTGGTTTCTAAAcctttatcattttcatatgCAGGATTGGGTTGGCATTCTTGATGAGCAGGATGAGGATGAGGAAAGTGATGGATCACTGGGAGACTGGGCTAAATTGGAAACCATGCGGTCTTCTCATCCCATGTATTTCGCCAAAAAACTAGCAGAGGTGACTCTCTCTATCAGCTTTTTATGCTAATCATGGTAGACTAGTTAAAAAAGTGATCTATCCAATTATAGACTCAGACCACTATGCTGCTTTTAGATTTTTGAGTTTAACTTAttctattgtttttctttttcctgtgcctatttatttatataggtTGTATCAGATGATCCTGTAGATTGTATGGAACAGCCGTCTGCCGGCCTTGCTATTCAAGGCCTTTTAAGGCCCGCATTCATTGAAGAACACTCTGGCCTCCAAAAGCATACATCTAGCGCTGAATCTAGTGATGGAGGAACAACTCATATTGCCGATGAACAATTGCAAGAAGGCGTTGTACAGATTAATGGCCACAGACATGAAAAAGAATCAGCACAAGATCGCCCAAGTTTGGCAGAAGAATTTGAGAAGAATGAAACTCTAGGAAATGGATTTGCTTTTTACAAGCTAGAGATGATTAAAATTCAGTTAGTTTCATCTCATGGGCATCAGGTGAacctttaatttgtttattttcagtttataTCATTTCTCGGTGCTTTACAGTTACTTTGGCTTACTTCCTCAAGATTTTAAGTTTTCAGGATATAACTTGAGAGCACCATAAAAGTTGACTCTCTTTTCCTTTGCTTCTTGTGCCTCTGAATGTTGACCACTGTTTCAAcctttttttcaatataaatatatgtttgtgtcaaatcaagaataaagaGACAAATGCTTGAAGTGTGTTCCATCGACTGAAATAAGATGGGTCATTTTGCTTGCTACTAGATTGGAAAgtgaaatatttgattttgtgttaTTGCTGCAGAGTTATGTTGAATTAGAAGATTTTAGAAAGGCTCAGCCAGATGCAATAGCACATTCATCTGCAAAAATTATATCCCGTCTCAAAGCTGGTGGAGAAAAGACCGCTCAAGCTCTGAAATCCCTGTGCTGGAGATGCAAGGGCATTCAAGTGGAGGTAACATTCTGGACTTTGGTGTTACATGGTAAATGTTAACTAATATTCATCTTAGTAATCCTTAAGTAATAGTCACATTCTTGTAAACTTGGTAATGGACTCAAAAGTAAGGTTACCACTTGTTCTGAGCAAGAACTTGGTGTATAGAAAGTGGAAGGAACTAGAGTATCATTTCTCTCCATCTAGCTTCTGGATAAATTCTCTTTTCCCGCCAAAATGTGCTTCATAATCGTTTGAGATTAATTCATTATGACTGCTGATggtatatgaatttattttgtttcttgaaggACTGGGTTATATCCACTCgtgcaatatatattatggatATAGTAGAATTTTAATGAGTGTTTAGTTATTATGCTAACAcatttcaaatgaaattttgataGGAATGTGCTCTTATAGGAGTTGACAGCCTTGGTTTTGACTTGAGAGTTTGCTCAGGAACACAAGTTCAGACATTGCGTTTTGCATTTAAGAAACAggtatgtttgcatttttttcatgttataACTACCTTAATGTTCTGGTATGCTTGTGCCTTGGATACCCCCCCTATGGCAGGCATTCAACTTAAAGATGAGTTGTGTGGTCCTAGATGCCTATACCTGGCACGATGATgcaaaaaatcattttgacTTGACTTTACTGTAGCAATTCAGTATTAGTTGCTAGTGAGTTCCAGACAGCTCTGATGATGTTacactttgtttttttagtggtttatatatttctctcaTCTCTCATATATGCATCTTTGCAGGCATCATCGGAGTATAGTGCTGAGAGGCAACTAAACGACTTGCTGTTTCCCAGaacacaaaaatatcaacacaAGAAAGAAGCTCAACAGACCGAGTCTTAGGTGCAAAATTTgagtttgtttatgtttttctgTGTTGTGCATGTTGTCAAGAAGTTGTACATAGCATGTAGAAAAATCTCCCAAACCTGCTTATTTATTCCTTTTATCTACAAGTtcataatcaagaaaattcgTTTCTCCCCACTTCTATTACCTTATtttgtcttcttttctttctctttggTGTCTCAAACTGGTGCTAATCAACACCAAAATTTCAGGACTTCcgtcaaaagtatttttactgCTTTCTGTTGTATTCCcatcaaatttgatcaagCAAATAGCCTAGCTTGTTAAGTATCGCAGGATACTGCAGGAACCAGTTCATTTCTCAAGTAATTATTGCATTCACTTATGTACACATTATAGTAAACTTGGTTACAAAGCAAGCTAAGTATCTGGCATGCTGCCTATCAAGATGATGAGATAAAAACCGACTCAGCTTCCTCGTGTGAAGGCTGCCTAATGCATTGAGCCAATCTCAGTTTCAGGAACGATAGACgtgtaaaatttgaaaagcaCAATACAATAACCAAATCCTAGAACCATGATCAATCCAAATTCATCGCCATTCTCATGCTGGCTCAGAATCAAAGGCGCAGTAAGTTCATTGGAAAACttgttggaattaatttaaccTGTCACCTCAACAAAGCTTTTTAAATTGCACAATTAAACTGCTGGTGATTGGACCATTTCGTGAATGTAAAATGGGGAAACTCAGACATCACTTACAGAAATAGCACAGCTGATTGCTAGACTTTCTGGAGGAATGCCAATTCAGTTTGGTGTGCAGTGTTTTCAACAGCCATCCACCAACTTTCATCTTCTTCGCAAGTTTCATCCTGTTTCACGTGGATGTTCTAGATTAGGAGGCACAGATAAAAAGGAGAGAGGAGCAACTTCCCCTCAAATGTAAGTTGGCAGTGCACTGCACTGCTCCACGATCTGAAAACTATTGTATAGATTTCTGTGAAGCTTTGATATGTCACTTAAATTATTAGGATTAATTTGAACAATATTTTCTGCAAATTAGTATAGTTACAAACTATACTTCGAAATCACCAAACTATCCCTTCAAgttcattttcaagtttatAACATTTACATACCACCACACCCCATTTGAACAGGTGATAAAATCTGAAAGTTTGATGCCATGTTAATTTTGTATCTCACGAAtacaagaatataattattctttatttaattgcaAAAGGGTGGTAATTGTAAggttattttaatagtagaaACTCAAAGGAttggtttttataatttcagagGAAAAAAAACGGGTCGTTAGTGATTTACTAACTTTGAGGGGGAGAAGACCATGAAAATCCATACGGACTATATCATCAGCAACTCGACCAGCAGATAAAAGAAGAATTAGAAGTCAAGTAGAGATGTCAGACTAACCATCTGAGTAAGGTCTAGCGCTTTCTGTATCTTCTCAACCTGCTCGGCAACTTTTATAGCTTCATGCCACCACTCTTTCTTGCAACTGTCTGTGAAACTTCCATCAACTGTAGGTTTGGTCTGCTCCTCGCTGTAATTGTCTCCATCAAGATTGAACATAAGTGCAGGATCAGGAATAACATCGTCAGGGACTGGACGAAGTGGAGATCGATAACCTGATTCCGCCAGCCTAATGAAAGTCAATCATAATAAGGTAAAGGTATTGCGGAAAATGACTCGATATGATTAATACTTCACCTTGGCAGTCTGGATCATGACATTTCTGATAATAAACAGCCCTTCTCAGATCAACTACATAAATTACTGAAaaacaattttcaataatcaaCGTAAGAATACGTGATATGTAATGCTTTGCTGGATTACTGGATATTGGTGGACAAGGAAAACAATCAAATAGAACAAAGTATTAACTACTCGCTTAAATCAAAGGACCAAGGACCAAACATATCATAGGAGGTATTGAAACCATGGAAAGGTATTCCGAACAATATCTGCAGATAATAGCCCTAAACCAATTGGCCATCTCTAACTAAAGAGAAGAATATAGAATCCTATAAGGATGAAATTGCGCATAGCATTTATAGGAACAAATACCATGATTGCTTTTATGTTCTCTGCCAATTCGTTCGCAATATCTATT
This region of Sesamum indicum cultivar Zhongzhi No. 13 linkage group LG4, S_indicum_v1.0, whole genome shotgun sequence genomic DNA includes:
- the LOC105160426 gene encoding uncharacterized protein At3g49140-like; the protein is MLMIEAHSAAGFAAANFCSSTRFLSHSAAFFVPRNTYRRCAGRVKSANGIRATANEQSGSSSGPVKQNAKPQRYHPSEEIAESDLLNGEAILTPAETTRTIIEVNSKATLMFTGVVSEDVHENIFWPDLPYATDEHGNIYFQVKNDEDILQTLTSEETVVQVIIGLDTTEMLSEMEALSELGFGINELNDDDSDFDEDEDEDDEDDDDDGEDDDDYEKDWVGILDEQDEDEESDGSLGDWAKLETMRSSHPMYFAKKLAEVVSDDPVDCMEQPSAGLAIQGLLRPAFIEEHSGLQKHTSSAESSDGGTTHIADEQLQEGVVQINGHRHEKESAQDRPSLAEEFEKNETLGNGFAFYKLEMIKIQLVSSHGHQSYVELEDFRKAQPDAIAHSSAKIISRLKAGGEKTAQALKSLCWRCKGIQVEECALIGVDSLGFDLRVCSGTQVQTLRFAFKKQASSEYSAERQLNDLLFPRTQKYQHKKEAQQTES
- the LOC105160425 gene encoding dnaJ protein ERDJ2A; its protein translation is MADPEETNALFPIFILSMIALPLVPYTILKLFRAASKKTKRIHCGCSDCTRSGKYRKSIFNRIANVTTCGNFTLVLLWVIMGFLVYYIKNMSREIQVFEPFNILGLEPGASDSAIKKAYRRLSIQYHPDKNPDPAAHKYFVEFIAKAYQALTDPISRENFEKYGHPDGRQGFQMGIALPQFLLNIDGASSGILLMWIVGVCILLPLVVAVVYLSRSSKYTGNYVKNDTLAAYFHLMKPSLAPSKVMEVFVRAAEFLEIPVRRSDDEPLHKLFMTVRSELNLDLKNIRKEQAKFWKQHPALVKTELLIQAHLTRETTDLPPDLGRDCKRVLEFAPRLLEELIKMAIIPRTSKGHGWLRPAVGVVELSQCIVQAVPLSARKAEGIAPFLQLPHFNDDIIKKISRKKVRTFQEFQDMSIQERAELLSQVAELSPPEVQDVEKVMELIPSLAVDVTCETEGEEGIQEGDVVTVQAWVTLKRPNGLTGALPHAPRYPFHKEENFWFLLADSNSNTVWFSHKISFMDEVAAVSAASTAIGDRMEVLGASPKETTAAIKEAVEKVKRGSRLAMGKFLAMAEGNYNLTSYLLCDSWIGCDQKSTLKLKVLKRTRAGTRGGQANDVPDDGIEEEEEVEEEDEEDIESEYSEDEDDKPNVKKKGVANGKVGGKGRQASSSSGSDEE